One Sus scrofa isolate TJ Tabasco breed Duroc chromosome 10, Sscrofa11.1, whole genome shotgun sequence genomic window carries:
- the RGS1 gene encoding regulator of G-protein signaling 1 isoform X1 — translation MRAAAISSPGLDKMPGMFLSAHPKELRGTDHSLLDNKAQKRRPKTFGMDVKAYLRSMIPHLESGMKPAKSKDILSADEVMQWSQSLEKLLANQTGQDVFGNFLKSEFSEENIEFWLACEDYKKTESDLLHRKAEQIYKAFVQSDAAKQINIDFHTREATARKIKAATPTCFDEAQKIIYTLMEKDSYPRFLKSNIYLNLLNDLQANSLK, via the exons ATGCGAGCAGCAGCTATCTCCTCGCCGGGGCTGGACAAGATGCCAGGCATGTTTCTCTCGGCTCATCCAAAGGAACTCAGGGGAACTGACCATTCACTGCTAGACAACAAAGCGCAAAAACGGAGGCCAAAGACTTT tgGAATGGACGTGAAAGCGTACCTGAGATCAATGATCCCACATCTGGAATCTGGAATGAAGCCTGCCAAGTCCAAAGACAT ACTCTCTGCGGATGAAGTCATGCAGTGGTCTCAGTCTCTGGAAAAACTTCTTGCCAACCAAA CTGGTCAAGATGTCTTCGGAAATTTCCTAAAGTCTGAGTTCAGTGAGGAGAATATTGAGTTCTGGCTGGCTTGTGAAGACTATAAAAAAACAGAGTCCGATCTTTTGCATCGCAAGGCAGAACAAATTTATAAAGCATTTGTGCAGTCGGACGCTGCCAAACAA ATCAATATTGACTTTCACACTCGGGAAGCTACAGCCAGGAAGATCAAAGCAGCAACACCCACGTGTTTTGATGAAGCCCAGAAAATCATATACACTCTTATGGAGAAGGACTCCTACCCCAGGTTCCTCAAATCAAATATATACTTAAATCTTCTGAATGACCTTCAGGCCAATAGTCTAAAGTGA
- the RGS1 gene encoding regulator of G-protein signaling 1 isoform X2 yields the protein MRAAAISSPGLDKMPGMFLSAHPKELRGTDHSLLDNKAQKRRPKTFGMDVKAYLRSMIPHLESGMKPAKSKDILSADEVMQWSQSLEKLLANQTGQDVFGNFLKSEFSEENIEFWLACEDYKKTESDLLHRKAEQIYKAFVQSDAAKQIHYELTWNKDILAVLWHMPF from the exons ATGCGAGCAGCAGCTATCTCCTCGCCGGGGCTGGACAAGATGCCAGGCATGTTTCTCTCGGCTCATCCAAAGGAACTCAGGGGAACTGACCATTCACTGCTAGACAACAAAGCGCAAAAACGGAGGCCAAAGACTTT tgGAATGGACGTGAAAGCGTACCTGAGATCAATGATCCCACATCTGGAATCTGGAATGAAGCCTGCCAAGTCCAAAGACAT ACTCTCTGCGGATGAAGTCATGCAGTGGTCTCAGTCTCTGGAAAAACTTCTTGCCAACCAAA CTGGTCAAGATGTCTTCGGAAATTTCCTAAAGTCTGAGTTCAGTGAGGAGAATATTGAGTTCTGGCTGGCTTGTGAAGACTATAAAAAAACAGAGTCCGATCTTTTGCATCGCAAGGCAGAACAAATTTATAAAGCATTTGTGCAGTCGGACGCTGCCAAACAA ATACACTATGAGCTCACGTGGAACAAAGATATTCTTGCTGTCTTGTGGCATATGCCTTTTTAA